DNA from Felis catus isolate Fca126 chromosome B3, F.catus_Fca126_mat1.0, whole genome shotgun sequence:
ccgcTCCCAATCAACAAAAACACTGCACACTCGTTTCTCAGGCCTGTCTCCCCCACCTCCGGATTTTCTGAAACCCTCACTCACGGGGGCGAGGGGGTCCCAACAAGTTCCACAGCGCTGGGCCTACTCAGAGCGGCTGGGGCCTACCGCTCGCATGCCTGCTCAGAACATAATCCCCGTCCCTAACTTGTCCAGTGCCTGCCTCACATCCCGAAGGTGCCGAGGGGTAAGCGGGGAGGCGCCACCAGCAAGGCGGGCGCGGGGCTCACCTTGGCCGGCGCGGGGCCCCCCAGCGGCCCGCAAGGCTCTCGCAGCTCATAGCCGCCGCTCGGCGGGCTCCTCTCAGGTCTCCGCACCACGTCGTCGGCAGCCAGGTCCCCAAATGTTGACCTGCTGGCTGCGGGCAGCCCGGGGCGGCGCCGGGAGCGGGGGCTGCCGCCATCAGGGGAGTCTGTGGGACCGTCGGCGCCCGAGGAGGTGGTAGACGGGGGCCCTACAGGCTGGTCCGCGTCCTGGCCGCCTGCCGTGCTGGGCGCACTGGGTGCTCCGGGATCCGCCTCGTCCAGAGCGCCCTCATCCTCGGGGAAGCGGTTGGACTCCACGTCCACCTCGGGCTCGTCAGCAGTGTCCACGTCGGGCGAGGCGGAGTGGTAGCTGGAGCTGCCCTCGCTCAGAAAGTCTGGGCTCACGTAACCGCCGCCGGACCCTGCGCCCGGCCCTGGCCCACGAGCCGGCCCGGCGCCATACGCGTCGCGGGCGCTACCGTAGAGCTTGGCGATGCTCTCGGCGTCTTTGACCACCGGTCGGAAGGCCGACACGTAGGAGCCTTTGCGTGCAGGCGGAGGAGGCGGGGGCAGTGGGGCCAGGGGCGGCGGCAGCGCCTCGTCCGCGCCGTCCTCGTCCAGCGGCCCGCGGGACAGCGCGCTCGGGCAGCGCTCCTCTGAGCCCAGGCCGCCCTCCTTGGCCGGCTCGGCACCGTCCAGGGACtcggggccgccgccgccggcagccgccgccgccgccgcggccgccgccgctaCAGCGGCCGCCACCGCCTTGGCTTGGCTCTGCGCGGCTGGATAGGGCGGTACCGGGAGGCTGCCTGCCGCCGGCCAGAACATGGGAAACGTCGGGTACACGGTGGCTGCGGCGGCCGCTGCAGCCACGGCCGCTGCGTCCTTGGCTGCCCCAGAGGGCTGGTGACCCCAGAACATGGCGCCGCCACCAGGGCCAGGGCCTGCCCCCGGGGGCAAATGGCCGGATCCTGGCCCGCCCGCGCCTCCGCCAGTGCCCGCGCCTGCGCCGCTCCCGGTGCCTGGACCGCCCTTGGGCTCGCCCGCACCTAGCACCGGGTCGTCTTTTTTGGGGCAGAGGCCGAAGGCCGTGGGGAAGCCATAGGGGTGAGGGAAAAGCGGCGGGGGCAGTTTCTGCAAGAGGCCAAAGCCCTTGCTGGGCACTGGGATCACTGGGTAGCTGCGAACGCCGGCGCCGCCACCAGGCCCTCCAGGGCCCGCCGGGCCGCCGGCTCCCGCCGCTAGACCAAGTCCCCGCTGCGGATGTGGAGGAGGCGGCCCAGGAGGTCCGGTAGCCTCGTCTTCGCCGCAGCGCAGGCTTTTGTGGGGCGGCGGGCCTGGGGCCATCTCTGCGCCACACCCGGGGCCGCCCCCGCCGCCAGCaccgcccttcccctgcccacccgACCCGCCATTagcaccgccgccgccgcctccttgCAGCGAGAAAGTCCGCTTGCGCGTGCCGCCATTGAACATGGCCTTGACGTCCTCCCAGGCGTGGCTCAGTTCATCTGTGGCCGACTTGTCACTGAGTTTGAGGTGACGGCGCCACGAGTTGAAGTTAGCGGCGTCGGGCTGTGTATACTTGGCGTCGGGTGTGCGGTGCGAGTGGAAGATGAACTTGTTAGGCGAGAAATACATGCTGCAGTAGCCGCACTTGATGCACTTGGCACGCGAGCTGTTGTAACGCGCAGGGATGAAGCTGCCACGCGAGCCCCACGCGCACTCGTGCACCACATCGAAGGCGAAGTTCTCGGGCAGCTTGGGTGGCTTGTGCTCGCCCAGGAACGACTTGCACAGGCGTTCGGCCTCGCGCTTCGTGATCATACCGCAGCGGCGCGAGGAGATCGGCATGGCCCCGGCCCGACGCAGAATCTCCAGTTGCACGGGCGTGCACTGCACGCACGTGATGCCCAGGGCCACACGGCGGTTGTGGATCTCATTGTAGCTGTAGTTCTTGAGGAGAGTGTTGGagatctgtgccaggcacaggcgTTCCTGGCCGTCGATGACCAGAGACACGATAGGCACCCCGTACAGCGACGTCTCGCCCACCTGGTTGGGTTTGAGAGCGCTGGAGCCTGAGTAGGGTTGCAGCTCCTGCTTCGAGTTGGGTGAGGAGTTGCCCTCGCGCCCCGGCCCCAGCTGAGTGGTGAGAGCCTCCATGCCGCCGCTCCTATGAAACAGAGAAAGTAGAGAGCAGTTGAGCCATTTTCAGCGCCACCGTGGCTCGGGCCCGCCCAGCTGGGCGCGCCGAGTTGGGCGCGCGGAGAAACTTGGCCACGGGGAGTCCAAGCTCATTCTCCCTCTGGACGGGAGCCTTTTGTTATTCAGACGCGCGCTGGCGCCACAACAAAAGCCCCTGGGGTTTGGGGGGAGAAGAAGGGGTAATTGAGACCTCAGGATTGCCCGGGCAGCTCGGAACCCAATTTTGTTTTCGGATTGTGCAGGAAGTGGGGCCCAGAGACGGagagtgacttgcccaaggccacacagcaaagcCATTGCCTAACCCAGGGTTCGTAACGTCCAGATCCTTGAGCCTTTGGCTACCCTTGATGCCTGCCCTACCCGCCCGGGTCCTGAAGCCCGGACTTCGGGGAcaggctgcccctctgctcaGTCGCGCATGCACGCGGGCGGGCGGGGAAGACGCAGGGAGGGGTACGGACCGGGGGAGGGGCGGTCACTGCCCATCTCCAGacagcagggggcggggggggggtgggcaaggagaaggaggagggtcTCGAGGccgtggcgggggcggggggtggggagggagaagaggctgAGGCGACCGCTGTTCGCGGTGCTGAACCCGACTCTCAAAAGCATGCTGTGCGCGCCCAGCCCCAGGGCTGCCCCCACCGCACCCAGTTCCGTGCGGAGCAGGCTCCCTGGGATAACAGCACTGGTTTCCACAAACCCGAGCTTCTTCTCTCACGCCCGGAGCCTCGCCTTCGTTGAGCAGAAAGGTTCCGGTTGGATATACACACCGTTTTCTTTCCAGCCATCAGTGGGACCAGGGTCACGCAGTTCCTATccacattttctgcatttttagcTGCGTTCCAGACCAAAGCTGGTTTCCATCCGGGTCAGCGCGTGGGGACAGAGAGGTTCTCAGGGAAGTTTCTCAGGAGCCACTTCGCTTCTAACCGCCCACTCCCTAAGTTTTCCTCCttcagatttgccttttctgctcAGGCCAAATGCAGTCTCTTCTGGCTCTGGGcttcctctggggggggggggggggtcctctccTCTCTGAGTATACTTCAAGCCGGGCTGTCCTGGTTCATATGGGTTGAATGGGAATCCTTGCTGTTGTCCAAAGCCACAAAGCTTCAGGTCAAAAGTTGCTGCCGGTCCCGCGCTTTGATCTCTGGCCCAGGAAGGGAGGCAGAGCCTCCCCCGTGGACCTCAGGAGCGAGAGGACCCACGGACTGATGCTTGGGGCCCTCTATGTCGCCTGGCCCAGCCACGTGTCCTCAGACACCGAAGTCTCCCATCCGGCCCATGGCTGCAGGCACTCCTGAGGCCCAGGCAGCCCACCCCCGAGGGCTCCTCCCCTAAACTCGTCAGGAAAGGCAAATCCATTTTCAGAGGGGCAGCTTCAGGCAGACTGGGGATCCGAGTTCAAAAGCCTTCATCGAAGACACTGGGatcttctgtctgtgtctctccctctgtttgTTTAGGTGTCCCTCATCTGTCGATCTTATCTGTCCCTgagctgtctgtctctcccagctCGCTCCTCTTTCTCCCATCTGTCTTCATACCTTCTTCAAGTATCAAGCTATTTATCTGCTATCTGTCTGTTTCATCCTTATCTCCGCGTATCGAATTGAAACAAGTTGACCCTCCTTTCGCGTTGAAGTGCCTTGTAACATCTTAGGAGGTAAAAAGACTGTCCTAACTCCCCGACTGAGGGGTCCGCAAGGCAAGCCCAATAACCCCCTGAACAGCTCTCAGGCGGGCTGGGGAGGTGACAAGGGCTCCGCGGCTCTGGGAAATGACGATGTCTTCTCGGTTTCCCGAAATCGGCAAGTGTGTCCTGCCCGCATGCAGTGAACGGAGCGGCTCAGAGCAGAGCGCGTCCTCCCCAAGCTGAGGGTCTGGGGGCCCCGCGAGGTTTTCCCGAGTGGAGGGGGCTCTGGGCCCCAGAACCAGAGGAAGGGGGAGTCTTAGGAAAGGAACCGAATTTCGAGGGCCAGAGCGGAAAGCCCGGGCAATGAGCTGCACGCAGCGACAAGGAGCAGCCGCCAGGGCTGCTTGCGGAGCCCTCTCCGGCTCCTGGGGCTTGAAGGGGTGAGCTTGGAGAGGGCGACGAGGCGGGAGGCGGACAGCAGTGGGAGTGAGGCGATGGAGTCCTTaggtataataataaaaacaacatccACAAGAACCCAAATACGAACTAAACGAAAAAAGCTGTAGGGGTAGGGCGCGGGGGCGGCGGGCGACCGGACGCTGGTACTCACCGTGCGGCGGCGGCTGGAGCCGGGCGAGCGGTGAGAGGAGGTGCGCGGCGGGCGGAGCGGCGGGCGGGAGTCCGGGATCCGCCGGGCTCTCCGGGTGACGGCGCGGCCCCTCCCCGCGCGCGCGCACAGCCGCGCTCCCGGGCTCCTCGCGCTCACACCCGCGGCCCCGCTGGCCCCTCCCGCGCGGCGCCCGCTCTCAGCAGGAGCGGGACGTCAGGGCCCCGGGCGCGAAGATGTGTGCCCTGCGCCGCTGCCCCCGAGGCCCCGGACGGGCCCGGAGCGGAGGCCGAAGCCTGGAGCGCATGGCGCGGCGACGGGCACGGCGCGGTCACAGCCTGAGGAGCGAGGCCGGCGCGGGGCGGGCGCGCCTGACAGCTGCGAGCCGGGGCGCCACACCCACCGCCCGCGCAGTCTCTCGCGCCCTCCCGGGGTCCTCTAGCCCGCGGGCCACGCGCCGCGCCCGCCGCCTCCTGCAGCTCCCGGGCCTGCGCGCCCCAGGTAAGCGGCCGCACACCTGCGCCCTGCGCCCGGCACCTGCGGCCCACGCTCGCCAAAGGGGACAGGATGGAGGAAGGGCCCGCAAAGTTTGCCTCCAAGGATGAAGTGGGAAGGGCCCAACACTCCTCGCCTAGGGACCAGGAACTCTCTGGGCCAAGGCCGGATGATGGGGCTAAGGAAGGCTCTGAAGGAAGGGGCGCGGGGAAGGGCATCACTTTTGGGCCAAAACAGTGGAGCCCGAGATTGGCCCTGGGGAGCCAGTTGGGTAACCAGCGGCCAGTTGGGGAAGAGATAAGGGTGTAGGCtatggagggggcagagggggaaaccAACTTCCCCACCGCCTCTGACTTGGTTGGAAGGCGTCAGGACAGCTCCAGCCTGGGGAGGAACGACTCCTTCAATGAGCAGTGAACTAGGGAATTGGAtttgccccctccccgcccctgccttgATTGCCTCCACCAAAAGCGACCTGCCCAGAGCAGGAACTACTTCATAGCTTGGAGTTACCTGGGGTAAACTATTTTCTAGGTGGCTGCTAGAATACTCTCTAGCTCTCCTGCTAACTCAGTTTCCCGGTGGTAGGGGTTTAGCTCCCTGACGCTACAGATGCCCCTTGgcatcttctttctttccaaagctCCATTTatctccacccctctctccctctgcctgtcggTTTCTGTCTTCACTATTCTTTCCCCCCACTACCCCTTTGGGTCACCGTATTCTCCCTTTCAATCTCTGTCTCTACTTCATTTGAGTTACCAGTCTCACTCCTTCCCTGTTTGTTCATACCCGGgcgccccctcacccccccccccccaatggcaTTAACTGTCCTTAATGGACACGTTAATTAAACTGTAATTAATCATACTGTCCAGCCTAAGTTTGAACAATTACCCTAATCAAACAGAAGTTAATAATGGCAGCGATGGCCCGGGGCGCGGCGGGCCGCCCGGGCAGGGGGCGCAGCGGCCACTGCGGCTACCGACGTTGGCAGCAGCGGCTAACGCAGCCCGTCCTTGGAACCCAAACGGCGCCATAAATCTTCCGCGGCCAGCGGCGCGGGGTCGCCCTCTCCCCCGCCCACTCGTTTTCCTTTTCGCTCAGGGTTAggggccctctcccctcctgcagTCCGCCTCCTCCGGGGTTCGTCACTCCTTCTCCACTTCTCGagcttttttcttctcccctgtcTCGCAGGGACCCTCGGAGAGTCCTCTGGGGGTGCGAGCGGATTGTCCAGGCCTCGCCCTTGGAGAGAGGGGTCGGCTAGGCCCAGCCTGATTCGTCTGTCACCTCCTCCACTTGGCTAACATGTTCTCTGAAGCCTCAAAAACTGCCCCCAAGTTTGAGGGTTCTGTCTCCTTCGCGGGGTCCCTTGCTCTTTCACCTCCCTCAGTtgccatctttctctctcttggatctccttgcctttctctcttttctctcagagCCGGCTCagcccttttctctgcctctggccCCTCTGTTTGTGCGTCTTTCTCAGGCTTCGCCTCTGTCCTGctctaaccctcccccccccaccccgccccccatgACACTTCCCTCCGAGGAAAAAAGGAACCTATTTTCCGTCCCAGTCTGAGagccacccccagcctccacctgctcatcccccctccctccgcccggcctcccccaccccataatTACAATCCCGTTCGGTAATTATTCTTAGGCtcctaatgattttttaaaaggcatcttaGAATTCGGTGTGTAGTGACAACGATCGCTGAGCCAGGACGCCccggggtggtggtggggggtggaagTGGAAAGAGGAGGGGCAAGGCCTTCCTGTCCGGCCTCTATTGTATTGGGAGGGCCAACAATGCCTCTAGGGCTGGTCTCTAGGGCGTTTCCAGCAGCCTGGCCCCAGGGCCCGCCGGGGACTTCTCAGACAAAAGTTGTTTCCCCAGGTTATGGCACTAAGGGCGTGCAGGGTCGCCCCTGCATCTCTGTTCAGCACCAAACCGCGGACAGCTCCCTGCACCTGAGACCAGCTTCGTGGACCCACGCAACGCTccctccagggtctgagctggaGAAAGACTGGAGGCGCGtggagagaggctggggaggcGACATCGCTCGCTTGAGGGGTAGTGGTCTCCGGGGAGCGGGTCTCGGGGATGGGGCCTGGCTCTGCTCAGGACCAGCGTCTAGTTGGTTAGTATGACCGCCAACCGCATTTTACAGTTTGCAGAGCCAGTTCTCACAGAGCCAGTTCTACAAGGGAGTAGGTAGGATtacttattcccattttacaggcagAAACTGAGGGCCAGGCAGTGAAAGCCAACCCACCCAGGTTCCTCGGTCGACGAGGGACGCAGGCTGATCTCCCAGACGCCAAAGGTGCCTTGCACGCTGCTGGGAGAACCTCGCTTAGTGAGGGGAAAGTAAGTGCAGGGCGGCGCAGGTCACCGGGAGCTTTTATTATCATGCAACACTTCGTGCGGAGGAAACAGGCCTAGCAATGCCAGGTCACTTGCTCAGGGTCAGGCAGCCAGGGCAGGGCAGcgctgggacttgaactcaggctCAGACGCGAGAGCAGGGGACCCGTCTTCCTCAGAGTGGGCTCTGGATCCCgccgcccagtgcagagcctggggaTCCCGCGGCACTCCGTGCCCTTGGTCTTTCTGACCCCCATTAGCgcggattctctcttttctccactgcCGGGTGGCACGAAGGTCAGAGAGCCGGAGTCAGGATCAcgtgctcccccaccccctgcccggTCCGCTCTGCCTCCGCGTCCCAGGCGTCGCGTCCACCCGGCCCGGCGCCCGGCGCCCATTCCGGCTCCGGCATGGGCTAGGGCTAGGCGGCCGCGCCTTCTCCGCAAGCACATATCTTTTACCAGTTGAATTAACGGCAGTTTTCGTCAGTTAATTAGGTTTAATTTACATAATTAGTACAGTATAAAGAGGATTGGGGATAATCATGGGGTACGTAGCGCTTACTGTGTAAACACGTATTCTGAATTAAAAATCAGATGTAATTAAGGCGCGCAGGCCCTGTTTAGGCAGGGTTTTAATTGTAATGAATTTCTAATTAACACTCAATGATTGCCAAATGCAAAGGGCTGTAAAATTTTCTTGTAGTTTTGCTAATTTATTGTTTACTTAATATCTGGATATTAATCCGACGGCCAGATAGACCCGAACCCCGTGCGGCGGCCTCGGCCAGAGCGAGTGAAGGTGGCTAGGCGGGGCCTGCTGGGCCGCAGCCTGAGAGCAGAGGTGTGGtcgagggggaggcaggggccacCGAGCAGGCGCGAAGGTGCTCAAAGCTCCCGGCCCAGCTCCCTCTGGGTGCAGCCAGGAAGCCTGAGGCTCTGGCAGCGCCAGGACTTGCCTGAGGCTGCGCACTCTCCCCCTCGCTCAGACAGAGGCCAGACCGGCACTCCCTACCGGGCGGAAGACTCCTAGCTCAGAAGGCGCAAGGAAGTTGAGTCCCAGATCCAGTTCTACTCACAGCTTGAGTGAGGTGGACCTTGACTTGGCCTCAATATCTCCCTACATCTGTAGGAAGGGCACACTGACCAGCATCTTTCGAGAGTGAAGGATTGGCCAATTTAGGAGGCTCAAGAGCCCTTCAGGTGAACATCTTTTTTCTGGAGCCCTAGGGAGTTGGGAGTGGGGGCTGAGGGCCACTGCTTGAATGTAGTATCCCAGAGCCAGGCGGCCTTGGGAAAGGTTTAAAGGTCACAGGGCCTGGTTCTGCTCATCCTGGGGGTTGCTCTGCACTTGGGGAAGCAAGTTAGGCTGGGAGGGCCTAAATGGGGAGCCCAGGACCAGATTTCTTTGCCCCAACCAGACATAGAAGCCCTCAAGGCCTGAGCAGAGGTATATGGAAAGAGGGTGGGTGAGTAGCTCAGCTGACCCCAGGACTCCCTCTCCCCTAAGATCTCTAATTTGGGTCCC
Protein-coding regions in this window:
- the SKOR1 gene encoding SKI family transcriptional corepressor 1 isoform X2; the encoded protein is MALLCGLGQVTLRLWAPLPAQSENKIGFRAARAILRSGGMEALTTQLGPGREGNSSPNSKQELQPYSGSSALKPNQVGETSLYGVPIVSLVIDGQERLCLAQISNTLLKNYSYNEIHNRRVALGITCVQCTPVQLEILRRAGAMPISSRRCGMITKREAERLCKSFLGEHKPPKLPENFAFDVVHECAWGSRGSFIPARYNSSRAKCIKCGYCSMYFSPNKFIFHSHRTPDAKYTQPDAANFNSWRRHLKLSDKSATDELSHAWEDVKAMFNGGTRKRTFSLQGGGGGGANGGSGGQGKGGAGGGGGPGCGAEMAPGPPPHKSLRCGEDEATGPPGPPPPHPQRGLGLAAGAGGPAGPGGPGGGAGVRSYPVIPVPSKGFGLLQKLPPPLFPHPYGFPTAFGLCPKKDDPVLGAGEPKGGPGTGSGAGAGTGGGAGGPGSGHLPPGAGPGPGGGAMFWGHQPSGAAKDAAAVAAAAAAATVYPTFPMFWPAAGSLPVPPYPAAQSQAKAVAAAVAAAAAAAAAAAGGGGPESLDGAEPAKEGGLGSEERCPSALSRGPLDEDGADEALPPPLAPLPPPPPPARKGSYVSAFRPVVKDAESIAKLYGSARDAYGAGPARGPGPGAGSGGGYVSPDFLSEGSSSYHSASPDVDTADEPEVDVESNRFPEDEGALDEADPGAPSAPSTAGGQDADQPVGPPSTTSSGADGPTDSPDGGSPRSRRRPGLPAASRSTFGDLAADDVVRRPERSPPSGGYELREPCGPLGGPAPAKVYAPERDEHVKSAAAALGPSASYLCTPEAHEPDKEDNHSTADDLETRKSYPDQRSISQPSPANTDRGEDALTLDVTGTQLVEKDIENLARDELQKLLLEQMELRKKLEREFQSLKDNFQDQMKRELAYREEMVQQLQIVRDTLCNELDQERKARYAIQQKLKEAHDALHHFSCKMLTPRHCTGNCSFKPPLLP
- the SKOR1 gene encoding SKI family transcriptional corepressor 1 isoform X1, which encodes MEALTTQLGPGREGNSSPNSKQELQPYSGSSALKPNQVGETSLYGVPIVSLVIDGQERLCLAQISNTLLKNYSYNEIHNRRVALGITCVQCTPVQLEILRRAGAMPISSRRCGMITKREAERLCKSFLGEHKPPKLPENFAFDVVHECAWGSRGSFIPARYNSSRAKCIKCGYCSMYFSPNKFIFHSHRTPDAKYTQPDAANFNSWRRHLKLSDKSATDELSHAWEDVKAMFNGGTRKRTFSLQGGGGGGANGGSGGQGKGGAGGGGGPGCGAEMAPGPPPHKSLRCGEDEATGPPGPPPPHPQRGLGLAAGAGGPAGPGGPGGGAGVRSYPVIPVPSKGFGLLQKLPPPLFPHPYGFPTAFGLCPKKDDPVLGAGEPKGGPGTGSGAGAGTGGGAGGPGSGHLPPGAGPGPGGGAMFWGHQPSGAAKDAAAVAAAAAAATVYPTFPMFWPAAGSLPVPPYPAAQSQAKAVAAAVAAAAAAAAAAAGGGGPESLDGAEPAKEGGLGSEERCPSALSRGPLDEDGADEALPPPLAPLPPPPPPARKGSYVSAFRPVVKDAESIAKLYGSARDAYGAGPARGPGPGAGSGGGYVSPDFLSEGSSSYHSASPDVDTADEPEVDVESNRFPEDEGALDEADPGAPSAPSTAGGQDADQPVGPPSTTSSGADGPTDSPDGGSPRSRRRPGLPAASRSTFGDLAADDVVRRPERSPPSGGYELREPCGPLGGPAPAKVYAPERDEHVKSAAAALGPSASYLCTPEAHEPDKEDNHSTADDLETRKSYPDQRSISQPSPANTDRGEDALTLDVTGTQLVEKDIENLARDELQKLLLEQMELRKKLEREFQSLKDNFQDQMKRELAYREEMVQQLQIVRDTLCNELDQERKARYAIQQKLKEAHDALHHFSCKMLTPRHCTGNCSFKPPLLP